The DNA segment AAGCTCATGCAACAGGATCGGGAAACGTCAGGGGTATTCATTACTACCAGCCGCTTTATTTTTGATGAATTGATTGACAAATTGCCGCGGGCGGAATTGGTTGTCGGGCTGGATTCGATACCGATGCATGCAAGCCGGGATGAAAGCATTGAAAAATGGCAGGATAGCTTGCTTGCGAGCCTTAACATGCTCTTGAGCAGCACCTGGCCGGTATCAACGGACGGCCTGTTTGCGGCGCCTGCGCAAAACGGGTATGACATGTGCGTTTCGATCAAACTCTATATTGTCGCCGGGGAAATACCCCATGACGTTTTTGCCCGCTGTGCGGCGGGAAACTCGCTGCAAGCCGGACTTGAAACAGAAGCGGCGAGGTTTAAAAATACGTTGATCGGTATTATCGAGTTATAAAATCGCTTTGCGATTTTATACAACGTCCCGCTTAAAGCAGGACTTTAAAAAAAAGGAAATTTTTGTGCCATTGAGTTATGACATAAAAAAATACAAGAAAGCTTGACTCCCTCTATCAATTGATATATGGAGTTTGCCCTATAATGACAAAATGGTGGATGATAAGTCCCCGCTGCTTAATTTTTATACGAAAGGAGACTCTTTAGATGGCTTTTATTCCTACAGTTGACGAAGAAAAATGTGAAGGCTGTGAAGAATGTGTTGATGTTTGCCCGGTCGAGGTCTTTGAAATGGAAGACGGCAAATCAGTACCGGTTAATGCGGATGAATGCCTGGGTTGTGAAAGCTGTGTTGAAGTGTGTGAGCCCGGCGCAATTACAGTCGAAGAAACATAATTTGCTTTCAATGGCATGTTCCCTGGTTCATTGTCACCCCAAGAACCAGGGAACAATATGCTATTTTGCCGCCGCACACGATAAGTGCCCCCACTTACGGCGCATGTTCTCGCGTCCTGCATTAAATATCTTTATAACGATCTGTTATCAAAATTCGTAAAGCTTTCAAGATGTTTTAATATCAAGATCCCAACCCCGGAATTTTTGTAAAGATTTTATCCGGTGCTGCGTTCCAACGGGGTGCAGGCATACATACATCTTGCACACCTCAACAAACTGTGATAATTTTATTTTTATGAAACAATACGTTATTGACCAATTACGACCCGAAGATTATGAGGCTGTCAAGGCTTATCTGGATGAAAATTTCAGTTCATCCCCTGTGGAAGGGATTTACTGGATACCGCTGGATCAGGACATTTTAACCGATGTTCAGGCTGAACATACTCAGTGTCAGCCGTTTTATTTTGCTGTTGATCTTGAACAAAACTTCATGGCCAGCGAACTTCTGGTGCGTACCAAAAACAGGATGCGATGCAGTTGTATGGGCTATGCCACTGAAAAACAGCGCAATTGGATTATCCAGGTTGCCGACGCCATATTTGATAAACTCGGAATTAAAACTTAAGCAAACGGCGGAAAGCTTCAATCAGGATCGAGGGTTTGCCGGCCCCGGGATTGCTATGATACGAACGCTGTTTATTATTGCCTATACCGTGCTGGCAACGGTCTTTTGGGGCAGCATTGTCATTTTGGCTTCTTTTATAAACAAAAATGGCAGATTGCCGCATGAAATTGCACGTTTTTGGGCCAAAAGCATCCTTTG comes from the Candidatus Desulfatibia profunda genome and includes:
- a CDS encoding 4Fe-4S binding protein produces the protein MAFIPTVDEEKCEGCEECVDVCPVEVFEMEDGKSVPVNADECLGCESCVEVCEPGAITVEET